The sequence GGATACGATGTTGGCAACCCCATCGGTTATCATGCCGCTGGGGAAAAGTGCGAACTCCCTGAGATTAAGGTCTAGGTCGTGGCTTCCCTCGTAGCCTTTGCGACGCTGAAAAATAAAGGATACGGCATCAAGTCTGTAAAAATTTGTCTGATTATATGGGTTTTTGTAAAAGGAACTTGCGGAATGTGACAGGACGAACACGGCATCTGATATTATAGGTGATTATTTGATGTTTTCATGATAGAAATTAAAGATAAGAATTTTCCGGCAGTCCCAGGAGGAGAACGAAAAGAACGCTTCTTCTAGGGCCAGCTTCTGGAAAGAATTTGGTTTTAATCAAGAAAAGAGGATAAAAATGCGGATCGGCTTTGTTTCTACATACCCCCCTATCGAATGTGGTATTGCTACTTATATGCAGTACCTGAGTGAGAGCCTAAGAGAAAAACACGCTGACGTTTATGTAGTATCGCACATGGGAGGGGAAGGCCACCAGGTTTTTCCCTGCTTTGATTACGAAGACGGAGATCTTGCCGAGAAAGCATTTTCGATGATGAGTCGCTTCACGCCGGATGTGGTTCACATTCAGCATGAATTTGGTTTATATGGGAAGCATTCAGGCGTGGCCGTCATCCCGCTTATACTACAATTCCGTTTGGTGGGCATCCCCGTTGTAACCACGCTTCATACGGTCTATCCACAGATCCAGGCCGATCATCAGATCATTTTTCAATCCATTTTCCTCAATTCAGATCGTGTCATCATTCACGAGCCCTATCAGGAACGTTCCCTGCGAAAAAACTTAAGGGAAGATTTAACCAGGAAGATATGCGTTATTCCACACGGAGCCCGCGAGGTGGAAACGATTCCAGACGCTAAAAAACGACTCGGCCTGCCTACGGACAAGAAGGTCGTATTGATGATTGGCTATATTAGGCCGTCGAAGAATTTTGAACTGGTTGTGGACATCTTTCCTGAAATTTTGGAAAAGTTTCCCAACGCAATTCTGGTGATTGGAGGCAAGATTAGAGGCACAGAAAATATTGATTATCGAAATATGTTATTTAATAAAATAGCTCAATCGCCGCAAACCGATCAGATCTATCTCATCCGTGGGCAGCTTCCCCAGCACATTTTCGATACCATAATCTCCTCCGCTGATGTGGTCGTCCTCCCCTATAAGATCGCTTCCCAGAGCGGGATCTTGGCTCATTGTCTCGCCTTTGGCAAGCCGATCGTTACCAGCAGCAGTGAAGCCATGAGACAGATACTAGATGAATCTGAAGCTGGATTGACTTGTCTTAATTCTTCTGAATTCATTGAAAACATCGTTCGAGTTTTGTCTGACGATCAACTCTCACAAAAGCTTTCCCTGAACGCTAAGAAATATGTTAAGGATGTTACCTCCTGGTCTCGGGTTGCAGACCAGCATCTGGATATTTATAAAGCTCTCCTGGATATGCCTAAAATTAAATCCCATGTTATCATGGTAGAGTAAGGAGGATTCGGAAAGATGCTGGAATATCTTTTCCCGTTTAAACGCTATGCCCAAAATCCTATTTTGCAAAGGGATGACATACCCTATCCATGTAATACCGTTTTTAATGTCGGAGCCTGCAAATACAAGGGGCGTTATATCCTGGTGCTGCGCGTTGAGGACCCAAGCGGTCATAGCCATTTGACGCTGGCATCCTCAGATAACGGCTATCAATTCTACATCGAGTCCTCTCCATGGGTTATGCCATCCTCAGACTCCTTTTACGAAGTTTATGAACGGTATGGGCTCGAGGACCCACGCATCACGCAAATTGAAGATGCATTCTACATCACCTATACCGCTTATGGCCCTTATGGTCCCCGGGTGGGCATTGGCCGGACGGAAGATTTTGTGCACTTTGAACGAATTTCCCTGGCAACAGAAACGGACAACAAGGACGCCGCCCTGTTCCCTGAAAAATTCGGCGGCAATTATGTCATGATTGATCGGCCGGCAGGAATGGGCAACCGAGAAGGATCAATATGGATCACTTATTCACCTGACCTTGTCTACTGGGGCAGAGCCAGAGCCATTCTGACTCCAGAACCGGGGTGGGGAAGCTCTAAGCTGGGCATCTCCACCCCGCCTATTAAAACCGAAGAGGGCTGGCTGGCGCTCTACCACGGCGTGCGAGACACCGCCGGTGGACGACTTTACCGCATTGGAGCCGTGCTTTTTGATCTGGATGATCCGGCAAAGGTCCTTGGATATGCGCCTAATTTTATTTTCGCCCCCAAGGAACCTTATGAACGTATGGGCGATGTGCCGAATGTCGTCTTCCCTTGCGGACTCATCCTGGAAAACGATGGAAGGGTCAAGATGTATTATGGCGCTGCGGATACTTGTATTGGTCTAGCCGAGGCCAACGTAGAGGATATCATCCGGCTGTGTTTGAATAACGCCTCCAAGGAAAAATAGAGGCCGTAATTCGTAAAGACGATCCTAAACCGTTCCCATAGAGTCCTGGCTAGCCCTGGGTTTCTTTGTCTCTCGATAACGCTAATGCATCCAGACCCCCCATTCACCCCCTGCGCTTCCGGGGAATTCAGGGATGGTTCCCTTCTCGACAAGCTGGTCCGTCGC comes from Deltaproteobacteria bacterium and encodes:
- a CDS encoding glycosyltransferase gives rise to the protein MRIGFVSTYPPIECGIATYMQYLSESLREKHADVYVVSHMGGEGHQVFPCFDYEDGDLAEKAFSMMSRFTPDVVHIQHEFGLYGKHSGVAVIPLILQFRLVGIPVVTTLHTVYPQIQADHQIIFQSIFLNSDRVIIHEPYQERSLRKNLREDLTRKICVIPHGAREVETIPDAKKRLGLPTDKKVVLMIGYIRPSKNFELVVDIFPEILEKFPNAILVIGGKIRGTENIDYRNMLFNKIAQSPQTDQIYLIRGQLPQHIFDTIISSADVVVLPYKIASQSGILAHCLAFGKPIVTSSSEAMRQILDESEAGLTCLNSSEFIENIVRVLSDDQLSQKLSLNAKKYVKDVTSWSRVADQHLDIYKALLDMPKIKSHVIMVE
- a CDS encoding glycoside hydrolase family 130 protein, with amino-acid sequence MLEYLFPFKRYAQNPILQRDDIPYPCNTVFNVGACKYKGRYILVLRVEDPSGHSHLTLASSDNGYQFYIESSPWVMPSSDSFYEVYERYGLEDPRITQIEDAFYITYTAYGPYGPRVGIGRTEDFVHFERISLATETDNKDAALFPEKFGGNYVMIDRPAGMGNREGSIWITYSPDLVYWGRARAILTPEPGWGSSKLGISTPPIKTEEGWLALYHGVRDTAGGRLYRIGAVLFDLDDPAKVLGYAPNFIFAPKEPYERMGDVPNVVFPCGLILENDGRVKMYYGAADTCIGLAEANVEDIIRLCLNNASKEK